From Desulfobaccales bacterium, one genomic window encodes:
- a CDS encoding efflux RND transporter periplasmic adaptor subunit — protein sequence MADLDRLRIPRDRNGMARPTPRSRGRRYLIAGLVLLVLAAGGLYFLRTGLAPEVSTTVASRIYPSQALTLLNASGYVVAQRKAAVSSKSTGRLAYLAVEEGSRVKKGQIMASLENEDLVAQRDQAASQIREAEAQLAAAQAELADAAKNHERYKTLVAQDLVSRQEYDAALARYDKAKAQVANAQAMVKSSRAALANAQAALEYSYIRSPFDGVVLTKNADVGEVVAPFGAAATARASVVTMADFDSLMVEADVSESNLDKVRLGQPCEIALDAIPDRRFAGEVHMIVPTADRAKATVMTKVKFLERDERILPEMSAKVAFLSRPLEPAEVKPRLMIPAAAVVTHNGQNYVFRLEDSRVRRLAVRLGERAGDLVEVNEGLEEGWRLVLKPPAGLTDGSRVRLKE from the coding sequence GTGGCCGATCTCGATCGCCTGCGCATTCCCCGGGACCGAAACGGCATGGCCCGCCCCACTCCCCGGTCCCGCGGGCGCCGTTATCTTATAGCCGGCCTGGTCCTCCTGGTCTTGGCCGCCGGGGGGCTGTACTTCCTGCGCACCGGCCTGGCGCCCGAGGTGAGCACCACTGTGGCCTCCCGCATCTACCCCTCCCAGGCCCTGACGTTGCTCAACGCCAGCGGTTATGTGGTGGCCCAGCGCAAGGCGGCGGTCTCCTCCAAGAGCACCGGCCGCCTGGCCTATCTGGCGGTGGAGGAAGGCAGCCGGGTGAAGAAGGGTCAGATCATGGCCAGCCTGGAGAATGAGGACCTGGTGGCCCAGCGGGATCAGGCCGCCAGCCAGATCCGGGAGGCAGAGGCGCAACTGGCCGCGGCCCAGGCGGAGCTGGCCGACGCCGCCAAGAATCATGAGCGCTACAAGACCCTGGTGGCCCAGGACCTGGTCTCCCGCCAGGAGTATGACGCCGCCCTGGCCCGCTATGACAAGGCCAAGGCCCAGGTGGCCAACGCCCAGGCCATGGTGAAAAGCTCCCGGGCCGCCTTGGCCAACGCCCAGGCCGCCTTGGAGTACAGCTACATCCGCAGCCCTTTTGACGGCGTGGTCCTTACCAAGAACGCCGATGTGGGGGAGGTGGTGGCCCCTTTCGGCGCCGCGGCCACGGCCCGGGCCTCGGTGGTCACTATGGCGGATTTCGACTCCCTGATGGTGGAGGCGGACGTCTCCGAGTCCAATCTGGACAAAGTGCGCCTGGGCCAGCCCTGTGAGATCGCCCTGGACGCCATCCCCGACCGCCGCTTTGCCGGGGAGGTGCACATGATCGTGCCCACCGCCGACCGGGCCAAGGCCACGGTGATGACCAAGGTGAAGTTCCTGGAGCGGGATGAGCGCATCCTGCCGGAGATGAGCGCCAAGGTGGCCTTCCTCTCCCGGCCTCTGGAGCCCGCGGAGGTCAAACCCCGGCTGATGATCCCCGCCGCGGCGGTCGTGACCCACAATGGCCAGAATTATGTCTTCCGCCTGGAGGACAGCCGGGTGCGGCGGCTGGCAGTGCGCCTGGGGGAGCGGGCCGGCGACCTGGTGGAGGTCAATGAGGGGCTGGAGGAGGGCTGGCGCCTGGTGCTGAAGCCCCCGGCAGGCCTCACAGACGGCAGCCGGGTGCGCCTGAAGGAATGA
- a CDS encoding ABC transporter ATP-binding protein has product MTPPSPEATSSLPLVQVAHLYKSYRRGSQVLPVLQDISLTIREGEFVALMGPSGSGKTTLLNLIAGLDRPDSGELLVAGVDLTLLGEAELAAWRANHVGFIFQFYQLIPVLTAFENVELPLLLTPLSRRERREHVELVLELVGLSDRSHHYPGQLSGGQQQRVAIARALVTDPTLIAADEPTGDLDRASANEVLDLLCRLNGEFGKTIILVTHDPEAASRARRLIKLIKGTLITDEAQESGACPMPSSQAVPPP; this is encoded by the coding sequence ATGACCCCACCGTCCCCGGAAGCCACCTCCAGCCTGCCCCTGGTGCAGGTGGCCCATCTGTATAAATCCTACCGCCGGGGCAGCCAGGTCCTGCCGGTGCTGCAGGACATCTCCCTCACCATCCGGGAGGGGGAGTTTGTGGCCCTGATGGGCCCCTCGGGCTCCGGCAAGACCACCCTCCTCAACCTCATCGCCGGGCTGGACCGGCCCGATTCGGGTGAGCTGCTGGTGGCGGGGGTGGACCTCACCCTCTTAGGGGAGGCGGAGCTTGCGGCTTGGCGGGCCAATCACGTGGGCTTCATCTTCCAGTTCTACCAGCTCATCCCGGTGCTCACCGCCTTTGAGAACGTGGAGCTGCCCCTGCTCCTCACCCCCCTGAGCCGCCGGGAGCGCCGGGAACACGTGGAGCTGGTGCTGGAGCTGGTGGGCCTGAGCGACCGCAGTCACCACTACCCGGGGCAGCTCTCCGGCGGCCAGCAGCAGCGGGTGGCCATCGCTCGGGCCCTGGTCACCGACCCCACCCTCATCGCTGCGGACGAGCCCACCGGCGACCTGGACCGGGCCTCGGCCAACGAGGTGCTGGACCTCCTGTGCCGCCTCAACGGCGAATTCGGCAAAACCATCATCCTGGTGACCCACGACCCCGAGGCCGCCTCCCGGGCCCGCCGGCTCATCAAGCTCATCAAGGGCACCCTGATCACCGATGAGGCCCAGGAGAGCGGTGCCTGTCCTA